One Cohnella candidum genomic region harbors:
- a CDS encoding S-layer homology domain-containing protein → MLQGTVNQTTPKAIPGTLGANDFYQLSGVTGATDQIAGFGPGDWAAFKVNVPQNGKYAVTVVAKSPNGSNFSITEDDGAPVTVSIPSLSGSTAWVGARTTIDLHAGERILKITGAVGAFDMQRIEVEAVTAQMAGEGGILKAEAESFTSAGQNVIQYGSQNNLGYTVGGTFMDYLIAVPADGFYKVKYRYATTQGGVSMSLTAGGAQKAATALPGTGGWDSYAEASDVVQLSGGVQTIRLTILGDGANLDWFQLVPTSAPVVQGGKAAVPVIGHNGQPGKPHTITLSTSTDGADIHYTTDGTLPDETSEIYHSPVHVERGTVIRAIAVKAGMQISYVAFYSNNEITYSNEVFVEPGNPDPGTPGGNPGGGGGGGHSGPKEVIEAPKPVVDPKTGRAVTTIPDDALTAAIEAAKPEGKGAAKITIRVPELSGQSAYEVVLPANRLSDTKLTAKMEVVTVVGTIVLPSDMVDSADVNGGKNIGVAVAAADKTKLDASLKSQIGDRPVVELILQVDGRTVAWSNPDAPVVVSVPYKPTAEELAHPEHITVWYIDGAGSIIAVPSGRYDKATGMVTFKTTHFSSYAVAFVNKTFADLGSHAWARQAIETLAAKGVIQGVSGSSFSPGAKVKRADFILLLVKALGLTAKADGQFADVKADAYYADAVAVAKKLGIVQGIGDNRFGPETNITRQEMMTMAAQALKAAQIELPAGSAADLAKFADRGKIASFAVEGMATLVKNGLIAGSGTGINPLGTATRAETALLIYGLYKLQP, encoded by the coding sequence ATGCTTCAGGGAACCGTTAATCAGACGACTCCGAAGGCGATTCCCGGTACTTTGGGAGCGAATGATTTTTATCAGCTTTCCGGCGTAACGGGGGCAACCGATCAAATCGCGGGTTTCGGGCCGGGAGATTGGGCGGCGTTCAAAGTGAACGTCCCGCAAAACGGCAAGTACGCGGTGACGGTCGTCGCGAAATCGCCGAACGGCAGCAACTTTAGCATTACGGAGGACGACGGGGCGCCCGTGACCGTCAGCATTCCGTCCTTGTCCGGGTCGACGGCATGGGTCGGAGCACGGACGACGATCGACCTGCATGCGGGAGAGCGGATCCTTAAAATTACGGGCGCCGTAGGCGCGTTCGACATGCAGCGGATCGAGGTAGAAGCCGTCACGGCTCAAATGGCGGGAGAAGGCGGCATTCTCAAAGCGGAAGCAGAAAGCTTCACGTCGGCCGGCCAGAACGTCATCCAGTACGGCAGCCAGAACAACCTGGGTTACACGGTCGGCGGCACCTTCATGGATTACCTGATCGCCGTACCGGCCGACGGGTTCTACAAGGTGAAATACCGCTACGCCACCACGCAGGGCGGCGTGTCCATGTCCCTGACGGCGGGCGGGGCGCAAAAAGCGGCGACCGCGCTGCCCGGAACGGGAGGGTGGGATTCCTACGCGGAAGCCTCCGATGTCGTTCAGCTGAGCGGCGGCGTACAGACGATCCGGCTCACGATTTTAGGTGACGGGGCCAACCTGGATTGGTTCCAGTTGGTGCCGACGAGCGCCCCGGTGGTCCAAGGCGGTAAAGCTGCGGTACCGGTCATCGGCCATAACGGCCAGCCGGGCAAACCGCATACGATCACGCTCTCGACGTCGACGGACGGCGCGGACATCCATTACACGACGGACGGGACGCTGCCGGACGAAACGAGCGAGATTTACCATTCCCCGGTGCATGTGGAGCGGGGGACGGTGATCCGGGCAATCGCCGTGAAGGCAGGCATGCAGATCAGCTACGTCGCCTTCTATTCCAACAATGAGATCACGTATTCGAACGAAGTATTCGTGGAACCCGGCAATCCGGACCCGGGTACCCCGGGCGGGAATCCGGGAGGCGGTGGCGGAGGAGGCCATTCGGGGCCCAAAGAGGTGATCGAGGCTCCAAAGCCGGTCGTGGACCCGAAAACAGGCCGCGCGGTGACTACAATCCCGGATGACGCGCTTACGGCCGCCATTGAAGCCGCGAAACCGGAAGGTAAAGGTGCGGCTAAAATCACCATCCGGGTGCCGGAGTTGTCCGGGCAGTCCGCATACGAGGTCGTCCTTCCTGCAAACCGGTTGTCGGATACGAAGTTGACGGCCAAAATGGAAGTCGTTACGGTCGTGGGTACGATCGTCCTGCCGAGCGACATGGTCGATTCGGCCGACGTGAACGGCGGCAAGAACATCGGCGTAGCCGTGGCGGCAGCGGACAAGACGAAGCTGGATGCGTCATTGAAATCGCAAATCGGCGACAGGCCGGTAGTGGAGCTGATCCTTCAGGTCGACGGCCGTACGGTGGCCTGGAGCAACCCCGATGCCCCGGTGGTCGTATCCGTTCCGTATAAGCCGACCGCCGAGGAATTGGCCCACCCGGAACATATCACCGTCTGGTATATCGACGGAGCCGGCAGTATCATCGCGGTGCCGAGCGGCCGGTATGACAAGGCAACGGGCATGGTCACGTTCAAAACGACCCATTTCAGCTCATATGCCGTAGCGTTCGTAAACAAGACGTTTGCGGATTTGGGTTCCCATGCATGGGCAAGGCAAGCGATTGAAACTTTGGCGGCCAAGGGCGTGATCCAAGGCGTTTCGGGATCTTCCTTCTCGCCGGGCGCCAAGGTTAAGAGAGCGGATTTCATCCTTCTCTTGGTCAAAGCACTCGGATTGACGGCCAAGGCGGACGGCCAATTCGCGGACGTGAAAGCCGACGCCTATTACGCGGACGCCGTCGCCGTCGCCAAAAAGCTCGGTATCGTCCAAGGAATCGGAGACAATCGGTTCGGTCCGGAAACGAACATCACGCGCCAGGAAATGATGACGATGGCGGCGCAAGCCCTTAAAGCCGCGCAGATCGAACTGCCGGCCGGTTCGGCCGCAGACTTGGCGAAGTTCGCGGACCGCGGCAAAATCGCTTCGTTCGCGGTCGAGGGCATGGCCACGCTGGTCAAAAACGGTCTGATCGCAGGCAGCGGCACCGGAATCAACCCGCTGGGCACCGCGACCCGCGCCGAAACCGCATTGCTGATCTACGGGCTTTATAAGCTTCAGCCCTAA
- the gntK gene encoding gluconokinase codes for MYMIGVDIGTTSTKAVLFEENGKVVAKADEGYPLFTPTPSVAEQDPDQIFGAVVHTLKQVMEKSGTKPEQILFVSFSSAMHSVIAVDADGRPLTRCITWGDNRSAEMAERLKRDSAGHEIYLRTGTPLHPMSPLAKLMWLRQDFPDLFREGNRFISIKEYVFAKLFGQYVVDYSIASATGLFNLEKLDWDEEALRLAGVTSAHLSKLVPTTHTMTDMNPVYAAETGLAASTPFVVGASDGVLSNLGVDAIGPGVVAATIGTSGAIRTVVDRPMTDPKGRIFCYALTEKHWVIGGPVNNGGVIFRWARDEFAAAEVETAKRLGLDSYDLLTRIAEKVAPGAEGLLFHPYMTGERAPLWNANARGSFFGLTLHHKKEHMIRSVLEGVIFNLYTVLLAMEEKIGRPRKIHATGGFARSPLWRQMMADIFDQEVIVPESYESSCLGAAVLGLIAVGRADSLDIVSGMVGATHAHRPVRESAEIYHRLLPIFIAISRKLEEEYEAIARFQRDFR; via the coding sequence ATGTATATGATCGGTGTCGATATCGGAACGACGAGCACCAAAGCCGTCTTGTTCGAAGAGAACGGGAAGGTCGTCGCCAAAGCGGACGAGGGCTACCCTCTCTTCACGCCGACGCCTTCGGTGGCGGAACAGGATCCGGACCAGATTTTCGGAGCCGTCGTCCATACGTTAAAGCAAGTGATGGAGAAAAGCGGAACCAAGCCCGAGCAGATCCTGTTCGTCTCCTTCAGCTCGGCCATGCACAGCGTCATCGCCGTGGACGCGGATGGCAGGCCGCTTACCCGCTGCATCACGTGGGGCGATAACCGGAGCGCGGAGATGGCCGAACGGCTGAAACGGGACTCCGCCGGCCATGAGATCTATCTGCGGACCGGCACGCCGCTGCATCCGATGTCCCCGTTGGCCAAGCTGATGTGGCTCCGCCAAGATTTCCCCGATCTGTTCCGGGAAGGGAACAGGTTCATTTCGATCAAGGAATACGTCTTCGCCAAGCTGTTCGGACAATATGTCGTGGACTATTCTATTGCTTCGGCGACAGGACTGTTCAATCTCGAGAAATTGGATTGGGACGAAGAGGCTCTGCGCCTGGCGGGTGTCACGAGCGCGCATCTGTCCAAGCTCGTCCCCACCACGCACACGATGACGGACATGAATCCCGTATATGCGGCTGAAACGGGGCTGGCGGCCTCGACCCCATTCGTCGTCGGAGCCAGCGACGGCGTGCTGTCCAACCTCGGCGTAGACGCGATCGGTCCGGGAGTCGTCGCCGCGACGATCGGCACGAGCGGCGCCATCCGCACCGTCGTAGACCGGCCGATGACCGATCCCAAAGGGCGGATTTTCTGCTACGCGCTCACGGAGAAGCATTGGGTCATCGGGGGTCCGGTCAATAACGGCGGCGTCATTTTCCGCTGGGCCCGCGATGAGTTCGCCGCCGCGGAAGTGGAGACCGCGAAGCGCCTCGGCCTCGATTCGTACGACCTGCTTACGAGGATCGCCGAGAAAGTGGCGCCGGGGGCCGAAGGGCTGCTGTTCCACCCTTACATGACGGGAGAACGCGCCCCGCTTTGGAACGCGAACGCGCGGGGCTCCTTTTTCGGCTTGACCTTGCACCATAAGAAAGAACACATGATCCGCTCGGTTCTGGAAGGCGTCATTTTTAATTTGTATACCGTTCTGCTCGCGATGGAAGAGAAAATCGGCAGGCCGCGCAAAATCCACGCCACCGGCGGCTTCGCCCGCTCCCCGCTGTGGCGCCAGATGATGGCGGACATCTTCGACCAGGAAGTGATCGTGCCCGAAAGCTACGAGAGCTCTTGCCTGGGCGCCGCGGTGCTCGGCTTGATCGCCGTCGGCCGCGCGGACAGCCTGGACATCGTCTCCGGCATGGTCGGCGCGACCCACGCGCATAGACCGGTCAGGGAAAGCGCCGAGATTTATCACCGGTTGCTGCCCATCTTCATCGCCATTTCGCGGAAGCTGGAAGAGGAGTACGAAGCGATCGCCCGGTTCCAGCGGGACTTCCGCTAA
- a CDS encoding GntR family transcriptional regulator, whose translation MRHFPKAWLQGASLGEEIACQLRLQIIDGTVKAGDVISENKVAADFGISRSPVRDAMKTLSAEGLLRLERMGAVVVGMTLKDVEELYDVRYLIESFAQERLADDDHEKLLSQLGQTIDKMELAAKHGDAESFAYLDFSFHEAIVMEARHARIRQLWKNIRQLILTVMLITTEEVFAEGEARIRAVMEKHRTILRSLEAKDAPAIRKTVQEYFADSQVTLHRSLT comes from the coding sequence ATGAGACATTTTCCGAAAGCTTGGCTTCAGGGAGCCTCCCTTGGAGAAGAAATCGCCTGCCAGTTGCGGCTGCAGATCATAGATGGAACGGTCAAAGCCGGAGACGTGATTTCGGAAAACAAAGTCGCCGCCGATTTCGGGATCAGCAGATCGCCGGTACGGGACGCGATGAAAACGCTTTCGGCCGAAGGGCTGCTCCGGCTGGAGCGAATGGGCGCCGTGGTCGTGGGAATGACGCTCAAGGACGTGGAGGAACTGTATGACGTCCGTTATCTGATCGAGAGCTTCGCCCAAGAACGGCTGGCCGACGACGATCACGAGAAGCTGCTGTCCCAGCTGGGCCAAACGATCGATAAAATGGAGCTGGCCGCAAAGCATGGGGACGCCGAGTCGTTCGCCTACCTGGACTTCAGCTTCCACGAAGCGATCGTCATGGAGGCGAGACACGCGAGAATCCGGCAGTTGTGGAAAAACATCCGGCAGCTCATTTTGACGGTGATGCTCATTACGACCGAAGAGGTTTTCGCCGAAGGAGAAGCCAGAATCCGCGCCGTCATGGAGAAACACCGGACGATTCTGCGGTCGCTCGAAGCCAAAGACGCGCCGGCCATTCGGAAAACCGTACAAGAATATTTCGCGGACTCCCAGGTCACGCTCCATCGCAGTCTGACTTGA
- a CDS encoding CIA30 family protein: MKTKGWLVTLLALALGFQTFAAAETASANKAEAKSAFKTFITVKGDKLMDGNKEFRFGSINYPGAIRDPAFSQEDALRTIAAMGGKVTRTYVLPVKRYDNAVKDPLVLGPDAKGIMQFNEQGFKNLDRFLALANRYGIRVILPFVDQWQWEGGIESYVNFRYPGTITNDAANDEDAWKFYTDPQVISDFKQVVKYTMNRVNTVTGVKYKDDPAILAWETGNELGGYNQDKFPQSWTTEIAAYIRSQKPKQLVMDGRFAIQPESLANKDIDVVSDHFYTGNFLERVNADREASKGKKPYILGEFGLYTDAKDVDALYKAALTNGTSGIIIWSLRPHKPDGGFYWHDESPGNWSAYHWPGFSSGDWYDETDIIQTVYKYAHYMSANDKAQKTKVPAIPAPANAPVLLPFDSVADIRWQGSVGASGYEIQRSKDGKKWETVATGVSDGGRAGTRAFHDEKAVTGTTYFYRIRGTNESGVSPWSNVIRTKARHIIKDEMSLLYDDKENRDIYAYDHSSNVQSGSASPNELGIGYQAYVATADSGYVTYASKVPLNSLKVIATGSGTPTFLVSDRDDGYQPVDAGKIAKSTENGQTVYKIGELPLNTRFVKLIIPGKSALRVDRVELEYVFSGNGYQEVQAPVRSGFLVDSEAAGKTGSLIYRTGGDINSYRLTASTRSATTEGLFRFEVSIDGLTYKEVQPTLDTRAGEGGETTLIYSDFAVPASSRYLKITAPAASEAKLIQTAIGYGKDMLPVTDRPPVNTLENGEYYFGDNGLIREAYTRDGNGGAISISVDPANKLHGSYGVSLDYSLSQAGYAGLTRNLGGADLSAFDALHAWVKPDGSGNTLTFRFRTADDRVWETGVKLTGTEGRTIEIPFSAFKQPASDTQAATAMDMKAVKAFSYYVRSAEGASTAAGKIGLDDVNAANAAKIDNFESYGGYDALLKMAYGRNAGGGTFDMALDRTNKSEGQYGLKLTYDITSAGYAGATLKPDFLNLKGFDGFTMWFKPDGSGNKLVIQFTTEDGQFWETSGLIRGTDAKLLYVPFSAFRHPEWYGGDRNATPDLTKNITGFSIYINSNPDTTKKTASTVYIDDINGVVYSDDLASKTVSLAEMGPAEPVGDQPLPDLGKNYLLNPGFEDVVDANAWPVLPKEWTHKDANGKDITDGTVKLEGSPRTGAYKLVHYSAGPYEATSSQTVTGLPDGTYELTAWTKSKFGNPQLAEMTVSGYGGAPVSEKIEEGEGSWVLQKISGIQVSGGSLTVSFHSRNVQNDFWIAVDDVKLVKVENGIE; encoded by the coding sequence GTGAAAACGAAAGGTTGGCTGGTCACGCTACTTGCTCTGGCGCTGGGGTTTCAAACGTTTGCCGCGGCTGAAACGGCGAGCGCGAATAAAGCGGAGGCGAAATCGGCCTTCAAAACGTTCATCACCGTCAAAGGCGACAAGCTGATGGACGGGAACAAGGAATTCCGCTTCGGTTCGATCAACTATCCGGGCGCGATCCGAGACCCGGCGTTCTCCCAGGAAGACGCGCTCCGCACGATCGCGGCCATGGGCGGCAAAGTCACGAGAACATATGTCTTGCCGGTAAAGCGGTACGACAACGCCGTGAAGGATCCTCTCGTTCTCGGACCGGATGCCAAGGGCATCATGCAGTTCAACGAGCAGGGCTTCAAAAACCTGGACCGGTTTCTCGCTCTCGCGAACCGTTACGGCATCCGCGTCATTCTTCCTTTCGTGGACCAATGGCAATGGGAAGGCGGAATCGAAAGCTACGTTAACTTCCGGTATCCCGGCACGATCACGAACGATGCCGCGAACGACGAAGACGCGTGGAAGTTTTATACCGATCCGCAGGTCATCTCGGATTTCAAGCAGGTCGTCAAGTATACGATGAACCGCGTCAATACGGTCACGGGCGTCAAATATAAGGACGATCCGGCCATTCTCGCCTGGGAAACGGGGAACGAGCTGGGCGGTTACAACCAGGACAAATTCCCGCAATCCTGGACGACGGAAATCGCGGCGTACATCCGATCGCAGAAGCCGAAGCAGCTCGTCATGGACGGACGCTTCGCGATTCAGCCGGAATCGCTCGCGAACAAGGATATCGACGTCGTCAGCGACCATTTTTACACGGGGAATTTCCTGGAGCGGGTGAACGCGGACCGCGAAGCGTCCAAGGGCAAGAAGCCCTACATCCTCGGCGAATTCGGTCTCTATACCGACGCGAAAGACGTGGACGCTTTATACAAGGCGGCACTGACGAACGGAACGAGCGGCATCATAATCTGGAGCCTGCGGCCGCACAAGCCGGACGGCGGATTCTATTGGCACGACGAGAGCCCGGGGAATTGGTCGGCCTACCATTGGCCGGGCTTCTCCTCCGGAGATTGGTATGATGAGACGGATATCATTCAGACGGTTTACAAGTATGCCCATTATATGAGCGCCAACGATAAGGCGCAGAAAACGAAGGTACCGGCCATTCCCGCCCCGGCAAACGCCCCCGTGCTGCTGCCGTTCGATTCCGTCGCCGATATTCGTTGGCAGGGCTCCGTCGGCGCTTCCGGTTACGAAATCCAGCGGTCGAAGGACGGCAAGAAGTGGGAGACGGTCGCGACCGGCGTGTCCGACGGCGGCCGTGCGGGCACGCGTGCGTTCCACGACGAGAAAGCGGTCACGGGAACAACGTACTTCTACCGTATCCGCGGCACCAATGAAAGCGGCGTTTCCCCGTGGTCGAACGTCATCCGAACGAAAGCGCGGCACATCATCAAAGACGAAATGAGCTTGCTGTACGACGATAAAGAAAATCGCGACATTTACGCTTACGACCATTCTTCCAACGTCCAGTCGGGATCGGCCAGCCCGAACGAGCTCGGCATCGGGTATCAGGCTTACGTCGCCACGGCGGATTCCGGGTACGTCACCTACGCATCGAAGGTGCCGCTGAACAGCTTGAAGGTGATCGCGACGGGCAGCGGAACGCCCACGTTCCTCGTCTCCGACCGGGACGACGGCTATCAGCCGGTTGACGCCGGCAAAATCGCGAAATCGACCGAGAACGGCCAGACGGTATACAAGATCGGCGAGCTGCCGCTGAATACGCGGTTCGTCAAGCTGATCATCCCCGGCAAATCGGCGCTGCGCGTCGATCGCGTCGAACTGGAGTATGTCTTCTCCGGCAATGGATATCAAGAAGTTCAAGCGCCGGTCCGCAGCGGGTTCCTCGTGGATTCCGAGGCGGCAGGCAAAACCGGCTCCCTGATTTACCGTACGGGCGGCGATATCAACTCGTATCGTCTGACGGCGTCGACCCGTTCGGCCACGACGGAAGGTTTGTTCCGTTTCGAGGTGTCGATTGACGGCCTGACGTATAAGGAAGTGCAGCCTACGCTCGATACCCGCGCGGGGGAAGGCGGCGAAACGACGCTGATTTATTCCGACTTCGCCGTTCCGGCCTCGTCGCGTTACCTGAAAATCACGGCTCCGGCCGCGTCCGAGGCGAAGCTGATTCAGACCGCGATCGGCTACGGGAAAGACATGCTGCCGGTCACGGACCGGCCGCCCGTGAACACGCTGGAGAACGGAGAGTATTACTTCGGCGACAACGGTTTGATTCGCGAAGCGTATACCCGTGACGGGAACGGGGGAGCGATCTCGATTTCCGTCGATCCCGCGAACAAGCTTCACGGCAGCTACGGAGTCTCGCTCGATTATTCGCTGTCGCAGGCGGGTTACGCGGGGCTGACACGTAACCTGGGCGGTGCGGACTTGTCCGCCTTCGACGCGCTGCATGCCTGGGTGAAACCGGACGGATCCGGCAACACGCTCACGTTCCGATTCCGCACGGCGGATGACCGCGTTTGGGAAACCGGCGTCAAGCTGACGGGTACCGAGGGGCGAACGATAGAGATTCCATTCTCGGCATTCAAGCAGCCGGCAAGCGATACGCAGGCGGCAACGGCGATGGACATGAAGGCCGTCAAAGCGTTTTCCTATTACGTCCGTTCAGCCGAAGGAGCGTCTACCGCAGCGGGGAAAATCGGCTTGGATGACGTGAACGCGGCGAACGCGGCGAAGATCGACAATTTCGAGAGCTACGGCGGCTATGACGCGCTGCTGAAGATGGCCTACGGCCGGAACGCCGGCGGAGGAACGTTCGACATGGCTTTGGACCGCACGAACAAGTCGGAAGGCCAATACGGCTTGAAGTTGACGTACGACATCACTTCCGCCGGTTACGCGGGCGCGACGCTGAAGCCGGATTTCCTGAATCTGAAAGGGTTCGACGGCTTTACGATGTGGTTTAAGCCGGACGGCTCCGGCAACAAGCTGGTCATCCAGTTCACGACGGAGGACGGACAGTTCTGGGAAACATCCGGTTTGATTCGCGGAACGGACGCGAAGCTGCTTTACGTGCCGTTCTCGGCATTCCGCCATCCGGAATGGTACGGCGGAGACCGGAACGCGACGCCGGACCTGACGAAAAACATCACCGGATTTTCGATCTACATCAACAGCAATCCGGATACGACGAAGAAAACGGCTAGCACGGTGTATATCGACGACATCAACGGAGTGGTATACAGCGACGATCTCGCATCGAAAACCGTTTCCCTGGCGGAAATGGGACCCGCTGAGCCCGTTGGAGATCAGCCGCTTCCGGACCTCGGCAAAAACTACCTGTTGAATCCGGGCTTCGAGGACGTCGTCGACGCGAACGCCTGGCCGGTCTTGCCGAAAGAGTGGACGCACAAGGACGCGAACGGCAAAGACATCACGGACGGGACCGTCAAATTGGAGGGAAGTCCGCGCACCGGCGCGTACAAACTCGTGCACTACAGCGCGGGTCCTTACGAGGCGACGAGCTCTCAGACGGTGACCGGGCTGCCGGACGGCACCTACGAGCTGACCGCCTGGACCAAATCCAAGTTCGGCAACCCGCAGCTGGCCGAGATGACGGTGAGCGGCTACGGCGGCGCGCCGGTCAGCGAAAAGATCGAAGAGGGAGAAGGCAGCTGGGTGCTGCAGAAAATTTCCGGCATCCAGGTGTCCGGAGGTTCTCTGACCGTATCGTTCCATTCCCGCAACGTACAGAATGATTTCTGGATCGCCGTGGACGACGTCAAACTCGTGAAAGTCGAAAATGGAATCGAATAG
- the ablB gene encoding putative beta-lysine N-acetyltransferase yields MADASVIYTMAHVKGNGFEAELCLDPANRRLRVDDYRGQPEPLHRHIFELAEERAFTKIFVKSHEEDWPRFLSLGYMLEGVYQGYFAGSDAYCMAVYLDPDRRTSGRWIEEDRLLSQVLALQARPERVRQDDGTLLRPAVSEDAAPLAALFGQIFRTYPTPMSDPSYVAKVLAEGTLFCVIEREGRIVSAASAEVNVKYRNAEITDCVTAPEERGQGRVTTLIRALEEHLKERNIHCAYSLSRATSYGMNAALFRTGYRYSGRLANNCDIGGGYEDMNLWVKKLAFV; encoded by the coding sequence ATGGCGGATGCCAGCGTTATCTACACCATGGCCCATGTCAAAGGAAACGGATTCGAAGCCGAGCTGTGCCTGGATCCCGCGAACCGCCGCCTCCGGGTGGACGATTACCGGGGACAGCCGGAGCCGCTGCATCGGCATATTTTCGAACTGGCGGAGGAACGGGCCTTCACCAAAATTTTCGTCAAATCGCACGAGGAGGACTGGCCGCGTTTTCTGTCACTGGGGTACATGTTGGAGGGGGTTTATCAGGGGTATTTTGCCGGAAGCGATGCCTATTGCATGGCCGTCTACTTGGATCCGGACAGGCGGACCAGCGGCCGTTGGATCGAAGAAGACCGGTTGCTCAGCCAAGTGCTTGCCCTCCAAGCTCGCCCGGAGAGGGTTCGACAGGACGACGGCACCCTTCTGCGTCCGGCTGTTTCCGAAGATGCCGCTCCGCTCGCCGCCTTGTTCGGCCAAATTTTCCGGACTTATCCGACGCCGATGTCGGATCCTTCCTACGTTGCGAAAGTCCTGGCCGAAGGAACGCTGTTCTGCGTGATCGAGCGGGAAGGACGGATCGTCAGCGCGGCTTCCGCCGAAGTGAACGTCAAGTATCGGAACGCGGAAATCACCGACTGCGTCACCGCGCCCGAAGAGCGGGGGCAAGGAAGGGTCACAACACTCATTCGGGCATTAGAGGAACATTTGAAGGAGAGGAACATCCATTGCGCCTATTCCCTTTCCCGGGCCACTTCGTACGGCATGAACGCCGCTTTGTTCCGGACCGGTTACCGGTACAGCGGAAGGCTGGCGAACAATTGCGACATCGGCGGAGGATACGAGGACATGAACCTGTGGGTCAAAAAACTGGCTTTCGTTTGA
- the rpoN gene encoding RNA polymerase factor sigma-54 — translation MRAGFGLGYGMLQRQNGQMRLSPRMQQAVRILQLPSSELEEMIRDELERNPVLEVVDGSMGIGVGIGKGKPSDFDPLKNVAASPSPTLQQILEEQLNLTTGVPALLRRMVRYLIGNVDSNGYLAISLEQAAIDVKAKSALAEAALEVLQSFEPTGVGARNLAECLLLQANSRPDCPPLVFLLIRSHLQEIAELNPAEIARRLRLNPRELGDAIEIIRSFHPRPGASFDSAVTSYIVPDIRIELIGKEVAVSVLEGAAPRLYIREDYRSMAKEAEGAPETSAFLSPQLHSAAFLIRCVERRRQTLTRVAGAIAEEQAAFIRFGPARLKPLSRRQLADRLGLHESTVSRATAGKFALTPHGVFELGYFFPIGYGQGNDDTASAESVKEKIRHYVRGETAKKPLSDRQLAELLEREGIPVARRTVAKYREELGIPSSVKRKPVF, via the coding sequence ATGCGCGCGGGATTCGGGCTCGGATACGGTATGCTTCAGCGGCAAAACGGCCAAATGCGCTTGTCGCCCCGTATGCAGCAAGCGGTCCGGATCCTTCAACTTCCCTCCTCCGAGCTCGAGGAAATGATCCGCGATGAGCTGGAGCGCAATCCCGTGTTGGAGGTGGTCGACGGTTCGATGGGGATTGGCGTCGGCATCGGAAAGGGGAAGCCGTCGGATTTCGATCCGTTGAAGAATGTCGCCGCCTCCCCGAGCCCGACCCTTCAGCAGATTCTGGAAGAGCAGTTGAACCTGACGACAGGTGTTCCCGCGTTGCTGCGGAGGATGGTCCGCTACCTGATCGGAAACGTCGATTCGAACGGGTACTTGGCGATCTCCTTGGAACAAGCCGCTATTGATGTGAAGGCGAAATCCGCGCTGGCGGAAGCGGCTTTGGAGGTGCTGCAGAGCTTCGAGCCGACGGGCGTCGGCGCCAGAAATTTGGCGGAGTGCCTGCTGCTGCAAGCGAACTCGCGCCCCGATTGTCCTCCGCTGGTGTTTCTCCTGATTCGCAGTCACTTGCAGGAAATCGCCGAGCTCAATCCAGCCGAGATCGCGAGAAGATTGCGTTTGAATCCCCGCGAGCTCGGGGATGCGATCGAAATCATCCGGTCGTTCCATCCCCGGCCGGGAGCTTCATTCGATTCTGCCGTGACTTCCTACATCGTGCCGGACATCCGGATCGAGCTAATCGGGAAGGAAGTTGCCGTTTCGGTGTTGGAAGGAGCGGCTCCCAGGCTGTACATCCGGGAGGACTACCGAAGCATGGCGAAGGAAGCGGAAGGCGCCCCGGAGACAAGCGCGTTCCTGTCCCCACAGCTTCATTCCGCCGCCTTCCTCATCCGATGCGTCGAGCGCAGACGGCAGACGCTGACGCGAGTCGCCGGAGCGATCGCAGAGGAGCAGGCGGCATTTATCCGATTCGGCCCCGCCCGGCTGAAGCCGCTGTCTCGCCGGCAACTCGCGGACCGGCTCGGGCTGCACGAATCGACGGTGAGCCGGGCAACGGCAGGCAAATTCGCGTTAACGCCGCATGGCGTTTTCGAGCTTGGCTACTTCTTTCCGATTGGTTACGGTCAAGGGAATGACGATACCGCCTCCGCGGAAAGCGTCAAAGAGAAAATCCGCCATTACGTGCGCGGCGAAACCGCGAAGAAACCGTTGTCCGACCGGCAGCTCGCGGAGCTGCTGGAGAGGGAAGGGATCCCCGTCGCCCGGCGCACCGTCGCCAAATACCGGGAAGAGCTCGGCATCCCGTCCTCCGTCAAACGAAAGCCAGTTTTTTGA